A single region of the Prosthecobacter fusiformis genome encodes:
- a CDS encoding VOC family protein encodes MIPKNTLCLWFEKDALEAATFYAATFPDSEVTAVRRAPGDYPSGKEGDILTVEFTVLGIPCIGLNGGPVFKHSEAFSFQVATDTQEETDRYWEALVNNGGEESECGWCKDRWGLSWQITPRVLTEAMAAGGAEAKRAFEAMMTMSKIDIATIEAARRG; translated from the coding sequence ATGATACCGAAAAACACCCTTTGCCTTTGGTTTGAGAAGGATGCGCTGGAGGCAGCGACGTTTTACGCGGCCACTTTTCCCGACAGTGAGGTCACCGCGGTGCGCCGGGCACCGGGGGACTATCCCAGTGGCAAGGAGGGGGACATTTTGACGGTGGAATTCACAGTCTTGGGCATTCCCTGCATCGGGCTCAATGGCGGGCCGGTGTTCAAGCACAGCGAGGCGTTTTCCTTTCAGGTAGCCACGGATACTCAGGAGGAAACGGACCGATACTGGGAGGCCCTCGTCAACAATGGCGGTGAGGAAAGTGAGTGTGGCTGGTGCAAGGATCGCTGGGGCCTATCCTGGCAGATCACGCCGCGGGTGCTCACGGAAGCGATGGCCGCAGGCGGGGCGGAGGCGAAGCGGGCTTTTGAAGCCATGATGACCATGAGCAAGATCGACATCGCCACCATCGAGGCCGCCCGGCGGGGATGA
- a CDS encoding tetratricopeptide repeat protein encodes MVFIAALLAYFVLTPHPNPVTAVNDASTLYSQAQALRLGKPLRYGQAGALLLQQASKAGDLEAMTDLALCQIREDGLPWDIVAAMGTMRRAAEAGHWRAQMIYGEYQYYGIAMDVNSVAGLHWLEKAAESGKSQALFTLGSVLVRSEEKDSAARGIKLLQQVAAAGFLSARAELGYWYIRGENLPKDEEGGLKMIRECALAGDAYAQLKLCEYLGSLAVKNPEELHSSERYEWAFKAAQQDLGAAIWELAYMDNPAHAHSPAEAQSERRMWMRRAGRLGFTPCMVEIGLDHLRGPGVIPNAEEAVRWLRLASDFGDLQGQTYLALLLISGEGVPQDLEEARKLCQAVMSREHAGGYAAMGKVLAAESKGNPTILAEAVQHYRRAVELDERDPDGCLYLARCLRYGHGVSKNVTAAVENYIKAANGFSQLGNHAEASYELGQMYEFGESMPRDIAKAYASYQQASWSDHAPACFRLWQLDMEENHREELGFIATEESSKYLRQSAALGYIPAQTRLGKAHLEDRLTFAQDPQEALHWLRRAAEKKDPEAMHYIGLCYGHGLGVKKNLETAATWTKAAAELGWAEAQCQLGNCYMKGAGTPKNLTEGMRWFKKAADQGSVEGNYSLGMYLVKGSDSPTDMKYGLQHLLTAAQADHPAAIALLIECYSGQHGYVPDETQRLNWVARAAALQSKPVSSDSP; translated from the coding sequence ATGGTGTTCATCGCGGCACTGCTGGCCTACTTCGTCCTGACCCCTCATCCCAATCCAGTAACCGCAGTAAATGATGCCTCCACTCTTTACTCCCAGGCCCAGGCTTTGCGGCTGGGAAAACCTCTCCGCTATGGCCAGGCAGGAGCTCTCTTGCTACAGCAGGCATCAAAAGCAGGAGATCTCGAAGCGATGACGGATCTGGCACTTTGTCAAATTCGCGAAGACGGATTGCCCTGGGACATTGTTGCAGCCATGGGCACGATGCGCCGTGCCGCCGAGGCTGGACACTGGCGCGCGCAGATGATTTACGGAGAGTACCAATACTACGGCATCGCAATGGATGTGAACAGTGTCGCAGGATTACATTGGCTGGAAAAAGCTGCCGAATCGGGAAAATCTCAGGCATTGTTTACTTTGGGTTCAGTGCTTGTGAGAAGTGAAGAAAAGGATTCCGCCGCACGCGGTATAAAATTGCTACAGCAAGTCGCCGCAGCAGGCTTCCTGTCTGCACGGGCAGAATTAGGATATTGGTACATTCGCGGCGAAAACCTTCCCAAAGACGAAGAGGGCGGCCTCAAAATGATTCGTGAATGTGCTTTGGCAGGGGATGCCTACGCTCAATTAAAGCTCTGTGAGTACTTAGGCAGTCTTGCTGTGAAAAATCCTGAAGAACTCCACAGTTCCGAAAGATATGAGTGGGCATTCAAGGCTGCTCAGCAGGACTTGGGTGCAGCCATTTGGGAATTAGCTTACATGGACAATCCAGCTCATGCGCATAGCCCCGCTGAAGCGCAATCAGAGCGCCGCATGTGGATGCGCCGTGCGGGTCGGCTGGGCTTCACTCCATGCATGGTGGAGATTGGGCTTGACCATCTCCGTGGTCCCGGCGTTATCCCTAATGCAGAGGAAGCCGTACGCTGGTTGCGGTTGGCATCAGATTTCGGTGATCTACAAGGGCAGACATATCTGGCTTTACTCTTGATCAGTGGAGAGGGTGTCCCTCAGGACTTGGAGGAAGCACGCAAGCTATGTCAGGCCGTAATGAGCCGCGAGCATGCAGGAGGCTATGCAGCTATGGGAAAAGTACTGGCGGCCGAATCCAAAGGCAATCCCACGATCTTGGCCGAGGCGGTCCAGCATTACCGGCGTGCTGTAGAGCTAGATGAGCGTGATCCAGATGGCTGTCTTTATTTGGCCCGCTGTTTGCGTTACGGACATGGAGTATCTAAGAACGTAACGGCAGCCGTGGAAAACTATATCAAAGCTGCCAATGGATTTAGTCAGTTGGGCAACCATGCTGAAGCTAGCTACGAACTCGGCCAGATGTACGAATTCGGTGAGTCCATGCCCAGGGACATCGCTAAAGCCTATGCTTCCTATCAGCAAGCCTCCTGGTCAGACCATGCTCCTGCATGCTTTCGCCTTTGGCAGTTGGATATGGAGGAGAATCACCGCGAAGAACTTGGCTTTATCGCCACTGAAGAATCGTCTAAATATCTCCGGCAGAGTGCAGCACTCGGTTACATCCCTGCCCAAACTCGTCTGGGCAAAGCCCACCTGGAGGATCGTCTTACCTTTGCACAGGATCCGCAAGAAGCTCTGCACTGGCTACGGAGGGCGGCCGAAAAAAAGGACCCTGAAGCGATGCATTACATCGGGCTTTGTTATGGTCACGGTCTTGGAGTAAAAAAGAATTTAGAAACGGCCGCGACCTGGACCAAAGCTGCGGCTGAACTTGGCTGGGCTGAGGCTCAGTGCCAACTAGGTAATTGCTACATGAAGGGTGCAGGGACCCCAAAGAATCTAACCGAAGGAATGAGGTGGTTTAAAAAAGCCGCGGATCAAGGCTCTGTTGAAGGAAATTACAGCCTGGGCATGTATCTGGTGAAGGGTTCCGATTCGCCAACGGATATGAAGTACGGCCTCCAGCATCTTCTCACGGCGGCCCAGGCCGATCACCCAGCCGCTATTGCACTACTCATCGAATGCTATAGCGGCCAACATGGTTACGTGCCTGACGAAACTCAGCGGCTCAACTGGGTCGCCCGCGCAGCCGCACTGCAGTCTAAGCCAGTCAGTAGTGATTCACCTTGA